Proteins found in one Zea mays cultivar B73 chromosome 1, Zm-B73-REFERENCE-NAM-5.0, whole genome shotgun sequence genomic segment:
- the LOC100280288 gene encoding uncharacterized protein isoform X5 → MERLKSAVPPDLRRAVGEGTAADLANTTSRLFAFFDSLPLFHQVMQELTDPELALCRKDKVKAVELKGHGNACFSRREFGKALRFYSQALRHVPINSGGMDVNLVSSLYVNRASTMHKLGLFEESLRDCDRAITISPNYSKAWYRKGMVKTALKNYSSAIHDLEVALSQEVTSSGKSNIEQELKLILEKHESVNEAGTSNCDSKDRDLPLAGQPHKIVIESISTPNKGRGMISTDDIPPASLIHVEDPLAAIIMKSSRETHCHFCFSETPADVVFCPSCTIPIYCSKRCQEQSAGHISRDEDTNLGYSTNVANLSITSSCKSPRSKLFAEHRHECGGAHWAAVLPADVVLAGRIIAHSIVKRMPSGKSFAFSGPNLDLVHHYDQHSPANKLESHIYAIVLLLCLQNHYRSDLLWTEDSLSQLVLLIFQIKVNSIAIVCMRSMDRGPEHTINRGFYVAEGAKMCSVEQVRVAQALYVSGSLFNHSCQPNVHAYFLSRAFVLRTTEFIKSGSPVELSYGPQVGEMHISERQKSLQENYYFSCQCSSCSELNLSDLVMNSFCCPQSNCLGAISESTYYRSKENFVNVSLGGSYVCKLSLPDVSKVDMDMENVAKSLLQNSGVSLNIDHGCCMSCRSCIDLSSALATSHREESTIDRLKKHTFLDKTLITEALQSLKQLKKLRHPYSKALAQYVVCRPKTQSQRPLRRSETKN, encoded by the exons ATGGAACGGCTCAAATCGGCGGTGCCGCCCGACCTCCGGCGGGCCGTCGGCGAGGGCACGGCCGCCGATCTAGCTAACACCACCTCTCGCCTGTTCGCCTTCTTCGACAGCCTTCCTCTCTTCCACCAG GTTATGCAAGAACTGACCGACCCCGAGCTTGCGTTGTGTCGCAAAGACAAGGTGAAGGCTGTAGAGTTGAAGGGCCACGGCAACGCGTGCTTCTCTAGGAGGGAGTTCGGGAAAGCTCTCAGGTTCTATTCGCAG GCATTGCGCCATGTCCCAATTAATTCGGGTGGCATGGATGTGAACTTGGTATCTTCATTATATGTCAATCGAGCCTCCACCATGCAT AAATTAGGTCTGTTCGAAGAATCTCTAAGGGACTGTGACAGGGCCATAACCATTTCTCCTAATTATTCTAAG GCTTGGTACAGGAAGGGAATGGTAAAAACAGCGCTCAAGAATTATTCATCTGCAATACATGATTTAGAGGTGGCATTGAGCCAGGAAGTGACTTCTTCGGGGAAGAGTAACATAGAACAAGAGCTGAAGTTGATTTTAGAGAAGCATGAAAGTGTCAATGAAGCTGGGACATCAAACTGTGATAGCAAGGATAGAGATTTGCCTCTTGCAG GACAACCTCATAAAATTGTTATAGAGAGTATTTCAACACCAAACAAAGGTAGAGGAATGATTTCTACAGATGATATCCCCCCAGCTTCGTTGATTCATGTTGAGGACCCTCTTGCTGCG ATTATCATGAAATCTTCCCGTGAAACACACTGCCACTTTTGCTTCAGTGAAACTCCAGCCGATGTTGTATTCTGTCCTTCATGTACAATACCAATTTATTGTTCAAAAAGGTGCCAGGAGCAATCAGCAGGTCATATTTCTCGTGATGAAGATACTAATCTTGGATATTCAACGAATGTTGCAAACCTGAGTATAACTTCGAGTTGCAAGTCTCCAAGATCTAAGCTATTTGCTGAACATAGGCATGAATGTGGAGGTGCCCACTGGGCAGCTGTTTTACCAGCTGATGTAGTTTTAGCTGGACGAATAATAGCACACAGCATAGTAAAAAGGATGCCGTCTGGGAAGAGCTTTGCTTTCTCTGGCCCAAATTTG GATCTAGTTCACCATTATGATCAACATTCTCCTGCCAACAAGTTGGAATCACATATATATGCAATTGTCCTATTGTTATGCCTCCAAAATCATTATAGATCAGACCTTTTGTGGACAGAAGATTCTTTATCACAG CTGGTTCTTTTGATATTTCAAATCAAAGTCAATTCAATTGCTATTGTCTGTATGAGGTCGATGGACAGAGGCCCAGAGCACACAATAAATAGAGGTTTTTATGTAGCTGAAGGTGCAAAAATGTGTAGTGTGGAGCAG GTCAGGGTTGCACAAGCTCTTTATGTATCTGGTAGCCTGTTCAATCACTCATGTCAGCCCAATGTGCACGCATATTTTCTTTCACGTGCGTTCGTGCTGAGAACTACTGAATTTATAAAGTCCGGGAGCCCAGTTGAACTGTCATATGGTCCACAG GTTGGCGAGATGCATATTTCAGAGAGACAGAAGTCACTTCAAGAGAATTACTACTTCAGTTGTCAATGTTCAAGTTGTTCAGAGCTAAACCTATCAGACCTTGTTATGAATTCATTCTGTTGTCCACAAAGCAACTGCCTTGGTGCCATATCGGAATCAACTTACTACAGGTCCAAAGAGAATTTCGTGAATGTTTCCCTTGGAGGATCTTATGTCTGCAAACTATCATTGCCC GATGTATCGAAGGTTGATATGGATATGGAGAATGTCGCCAAATCTCTCTTGCAAAATAGTGGTGTCAGTCTGAACATAGATCATGGATGTTGCATGAGTTGTAGATCCTGTATTGATCTGTCGTCTGCTCTGGCTACATCACACAGGGAAGAATCTACCATCGATAG GTTGAAGAAACATACATTCCTAGACAAGACTCTCATCACAGAGGCATTACAATCTCTAAAACAACTCAAGAAGTTGAGGCACCCATATAGCAAGGCTCTCGCGCAG TATGTTGTATGTAGGCCGAAGACACAATCGCAGAGGCCTTTGCGAAGGTCGGAGACCAAGAACTAG
- the LOC100280288 gene encoding uncharacterized protein isoform X2, giving the protein MERLKSAVPPDLRRAVGEGTAADLANTTSRLFAFFDSLPLFHQVMQELTDPELALCRKDKVKAVELKGHGNACFSRREFGKALRFYSQALRHVPINSGGMDVNLVSSLYVNRASTMHKLGLFEESLRDCDRAITISPNYSKAWYRKGMVKTALKNYSSAIHDLEVALSQEVTSSGKSNIEQELKLILEKHESVNEAGTSNCDSKDRDLPLAGQPHKIVIESISTPNKGRGMISTDDIPPASLIHVEDPLAAIIMKSSRETHCHFCFSETPADVVFCPSCTIPIYCSKRCQEQSAGHISRDEDTNLGYSTNVANLSITSSCKSPRSKLFAEHRHECGGAHWAAVLPADVVLAGRIIAHSIVKRMPSGKSFAFSGPNLDLVHHYDQHSPANKLESHIYAIVLLLCLQNHYRSDLLWTEDSLSQLVLLIFQIKVNSIAIVCMRSMDRGPEHTINRGFYVAEGAKMCSVEQVRVAQALYVSGSLFNHSCQPNVHAYFLSRAFVLRTTEFIKSGSPVELSYGPQVGEMHISERQKSLQENYYFSCQCSSCSELNLSDLVMNSFCCPQSNCLGAISESTYYRSKENFVNVSLGGSYVCKLSLPDVSKVDMDMENVAKSLLQNSGVSLNIDHGCCMSCRSCIDLSSALATSHREESTIDRLKKHTFLDKTLITEALQSLKQLKKLRHPYSKALAQAEDTIAEAFAKVGDQELARKHCEASIQILEKLYHPKHIIIAHELIKLVSILLSLGDGASAAATFAQAEAIFSLYYGSHVEKVLTYMGALKKAVIDV; this is encoded by the exons ATGGAACGGCTCAAATCGGCGGTGCCGCCCGACCTCCGGCGGGCCGTCGGCGAGGGCACGGCCGCCGATCTAGCTAACACCACCTCTCGCCTGTTCGCCTTCTTCGACAGCCTTCCTCTCTTCCACCAG GTTATGCAAGAACTGACCGACCCCGAGCTTGCGTTGTGTCGCAAAGACAAGGTGAAGGCTGTAGAGTTGAAGGGCCACGGCAACGCGTGCTTCTCTAGGAGGGAGTTCGGGAAAGCTCTCAGGTTCTATTCGCAG GCATTGCGCCATGTCCCAATTAATTCGGGTGGCATGGATGTGAACTTGGTATCTTCATTATATGTCAATCGAGCCTCCACCATGCAT AAATTAGGTCTGTTCGAAGAATCTCTAAGGGACTGTGACAGGGCCATAACCATTTCTCCTAATTATTCTAAG GCTTGGTACAGGAAGGGAATGGTAAAAACAGCGCTCAAGAATTATTCATCTGCAATACATGATTTAGAGGTGGCATTGAGCCAGGAAGTGACTTCTTCGGGGAAGAGTAACATAGAACAAGAGCTGAAGTTGATTTTAGAGAAGCATGAAAGTGTCAATGAAGCTGGGACATCAAACTGTGATAGCAAGGATAGAGATTTGCCTCTTGCAG GACAACCTCATAAAATTGTTATAGAGAGTATTTCAACACCAAACAAAGGTAGAGGAATGATTTCTACAGATGATATCCCCCCAGCTTCGTTGATTCATGTTGAGGACCCTCTTGCTGCG ATTATCATGAAATCTTCCCGTGAAACACACTGCCACTTTTGCTTCAGTGAAACTCCAGCCGATGTTGTATTCTGTCCTTCATGTACAATACCAATTTATTGTTCAAAAAGGTGCCAGGAGCAATCAGCAGGTCATATTTCTCGTGATGAAGATACTAATCTTGGATATTCAACGAATGTTGCAAACCTGAGTATAACTTCGAGTTGCAAGTCTCCAAGATCTAAGCTATTTGCTGAACATAGGCATGAATGTGGAGGTGCCCACTGGGCAGCTGTTTTACCAGCTGATGTAGTTTTAGCTGGACGAATAATAGCACACAGCATAGTAAAAAGGATGCCGTCTGGGAAGAGCTTTGCTTTCTCTGGCCCAAATTTG GATCTAGTTCACCATTATGATCAACATTCTCCTGCCAACAAGTTGGAATCACATATATATGCAATTGTCCTATTGTTATGCCTCCAAAATCATTATAGATCAGACCTTTTGTGGACAGAAGATTCTTTATCACAG CTGGTTCTTTTGATATTTCAAATCAAAGTCAATTCAATTGCTATTGTCTGTATGAGGTCGATGGACAGAGGCCCAGAGCACACAATAAATAGAGGTTTTTATGTAGCTGAAGGTGCAAAAATGTGTAGTGTGGAGCAG GTCAGGGTTGCACAAGCTCTTTATGTATCTGGTAGCCTGTTCAATCACTCATGTCAGCCCAATGTGCACGCATATTTTCTTTCACGTGCGTTCGTGCTGAGAACTACTGAATTTATAAAGTCCGGGAGCCCAGTTGAACTGTCATATGGTCCACAG GTTGGCGAGATGCATATTTCAGAGAGACAGAAGTCACTTCAAGAGAATTACTACTTCAGTTGTCAATGTTCAAGTTGTTCAGAGCTAAACCTATCAGACCTTGTTATGAATTCATTCTGTTGTCCACAAAGCAACTGCCTTGGTGCCATATCGGAATCAACTTACTACAGGTCCAAAGAGAATTTCGTGAATGTTTCCCTTGGAGGATCTTATGTCTGCAAACTATCATTGCCC GATGTATCGAAGGTTGATATGGATATGGAGAATGTCGCCAAATCTCTCTTGCAAAATAGTGGTGTCAGTCTGAACATAGATCATGGATGTTGCATGAGTTGTAGATCCTGTATTGATCTGTCGTCTGCTCTGGCTACATCACACAGGGAAGAATCTACCATCGATAG GTTGAAGAAACATACATTCCTAGACAAGACTCTCATCACAGAGGCATTACAATCTCTAAAACAACTCAAGAAGTTGAGGCACCCATATAGCAAGGCTCTCGCGCAG GCCGAAGACACAATCGCAGAGGCCTTTGCGAAGGTCGGAGACCAAGAACTAGCACGAAAGCACTGTGAAGCATCAATTCAG ATCCTCGAGAAGCTGTACCACCCAAAACACATCATCATTGCTCACGAGCTTATTAAGCTTGTTTCGATTCTGCTGTCCCTGGGAGATGGGGCAAGCGCCGCAGCCACATTCGCTCAAGCAGAGGCAATATTCTCTCTTTACTACGGATCTCATGTGGAGAAGGTTTTGACATACATGGGTGCCCTGAAGAAAGCTGTCATTGACGTGTAG
- the LOC100280288 gene encoding uncharacterized protein isoform X3, with protein sequence MERLKSAVPPDLRRAVGEGTAADLANTTSRLFAFFDSLPLFHQVMQELTDPELALCRKDKVKAVELKGHGNACFSRREFGKALRFYSQALRHVPINSGGMDVNLVSSLYVNRASTMHKLGLFEESLRDCDRAITISPNYSKAWYRKGMVKTALKNYSSAIHDLEVALSQEVTSSGKSNIEQELKLILEKHESVNEAGTSNCDSKDRDLPLAGQPHKIVIESISTPNKGRGMISTDDIPPASLIHVEDPLAAIIMKSSRETHCHFCFSETPADVVFCPSCTIPIYCSKRCQEQSAGHISRDEDTNLGYSTNVANLSITSSCKSPRSKLFAEHRHECGGAHWAAVLPADVVLAGRIIAHSIVKRMPSGKSFAFSGPNLDLVHHYDQHSPANKLESHIYAIVLLLCLQNHYRSDLLWTEDSLSQVRVAQALYVSGSLFNHSCQPNVHAYFLSRAFVLRTTEFIKSGSPVELSYGPQVGEMHISERQKSLQENYYFSCQCSSCSELNLSDLVMNSFCCPQSNCLGAISESTYYRSKENFVNVSLGGSYVCKLSLPDVSKVDMDMENVAKSLLQNSGVSLNIDHGCCMSCRSCIDLSSALATSHREESTIDRLKKHTFLDKTLITEALQSLKQLKKLRHPYSKALAQAEDTIAEAFAKVGDQELARKHCEASIQILEKLYHPKHIIIAHELIKLVSILLSLGDGASAAATFAQAEAIFSLYYGSHVEKVLTYMGALKKAVIDV encoded by the exons ATGGAACGGCTCAAATCGGCGGTGCCGCCCGACCTCCGGCGGGCCGTCGGCGAGGGCACGGCCGCCGATCTAGCTAACACCACCTCTCGCCTGTTCGCCTTCTTCGACAGCCTTCCTCTCTTCCACCAG GTTATGCAAGAACTGACCGACCCCGAGCTTGCGTTGTGTCGCAAAGACAAGGTGAAGGCTGTAGAGTTGAAGGGCCACGGCAACGCGTGCTTCTCTAGGAGGGAGTTCGGGAAAGCTCTCAGGTTCTATTCGCAG GCATTGCGCCATGTCCCAATTAATTCGGGTGGCATGGATGTGAACTTGGTATCTTCATTATATGTCAATCGAGCCTCCACCATGCAT AAATTAGGTCTGTTCGAAGAATCTCTAAGGGACTGTGACAGGGCCATAACCATTTCTCCTAATTATTCTAAG GCTTGGTACAGGAAGGGAATGGTAAAAACAGCGCTCAAGAATTATTCATCTGCAATACATGATTTAGAGGTGGCATTGAGCCAGGAAGTGACTTCTTCGGGGAAGAGTAACATAGAACAAGAGCTGAAGTTGATTTTAGAGAAGCATGAAAGTGTCAATGAAGCTGGGACATCAAACTGTGATAGCAAGGATAGAGATTTGCCTCTTGCAG GACAACCTCATAAAATTGTTATAGAGAGTATTTCAACACCAAACAAAGGTAGAGGAATGATTTCTACAGATGATATCCCCCCAGCTTCGTTGATTCATGTTGAGGACCCTCTTGCTGCG ATTATCATGAAATCTTCCCGTGAAACACACTGCCACTTTTGCTTCAGTGAAACTCCAGCCGATGTTGTATTCTGTCCTTCATGTACAATACCAATTTATTGTTCAAAAAGGTGCCAGGAGCAATCAGCAGGTCATATTTCTCGTGATGAAGATACTAATCTTGGATATTCAACGAATGTTGCAAACCTGAGTATAACTTCGAGTTGCAAGTCTCCAAGATCTAAGCTATTTGCTGAACATAGGCATGAATGTGGAGGTGCCCACTGGGCAGCTGTTTTACCAGCTGATGTAGTTTTAGCTGGACGAATAATAGCACACAGCATAGTAAAAAGGATGCCGTCTGGGAAGAGCTTTGCTTTCTCTGGCCCAAATTTG GATCTAGTTCACCATTATGATCAACATTCTCCTGCCAACAAGTTGGAATCACATATATATGCAATTGTCCTATTGTTATGCCTCCAAAATCATTATAGATCAGACCTTTTGTGGACAGAAGATTCTTTATCACAG GTCAGGGTTGCACAAGCTCTTTATGTATCTGGTAGCCTGTTCAATCACTCATGTCAGCCCAATGTGCACGCATATTTTCTTTCACGTGCGTTCGTGCTGAGAACTACTGAATTTATAAAGTCCGGGAGCCCAGTTGAACTGTCATATGGTCCACAG GTTGGCGAGATGCATATTTCAGAGAGACAGAAGTCACTTCAAGAGAATTACTACTTCAGTTGTCAATGTTCAAGTTGTTCAGAGCTAAACCTATCAGACCTTGTTATGAATTCATTCTGTTGTCCACAAAGCAACTGCCTTGGTGCCATATCGGAATCAACTTACTACAGGTCCAAAGAGAATTTCGTGAATGTTTCCCTTGGAGGATCTTATGTCTGCAAACTATCATTGCCC GATGTATCGAAGGTTGATATGGATATGGAGAATGTCGCCAAATCTCTCTTGCAAAATAGTGGTGTCAGTCTGAACATAGATCATGGATGTTGCATGAGTTGTAGATCCTGTATTGATCTGTCGTCTGCTCTGGCTACATCACACAGGGAAGAATCTACCATCGATAG GTTGAAGAAACATACATTCCTAGACAAGACTCTCATCACAGAGGCATTACAATCTCTAAAACAACTCAAGAAGTTGAGGCACCCATATAGCAAGGCTCTCGCGCAG GCCGAAGACACAATCGCAGAGGCCTTTGCGAAGGTCGGAGACCAAGAACTAGCACGAAAGCACTGTGAAGCATCAATTCAG ATCCTCGAGAAGCTGTACCACCCAAAACACATCATCATTGCTCACGAGCTTATTAAGCTTGTTTCGATTCTGCTGTCCCTGGGAGATGGGGCAAGCGCCGCAGCCACATTCGCTCAAGCAGAGGCAATATTCTCTCTTTACTACGGATCTCATGTGGAGAAGGTTTTGACATACATGGGTGCCCTGAAGAAAGCTGTCATTGACGTGTAG
- the LOC100280288 gene encoding uncharacterized protein isoform X4, producing the protein MERLKSAVPPDLRRAVGEGTAADLANTTSRLFAFFDSLPLFHQVMQELTDPELALCRKDKVKAVELKGHGNACFSRREFGKALRFYSQALRHVPINSGGMDVNLVSSLYVNRASTMHKLGLFEESLRDCDRAITISPNYSKAWYRKGMVKTALKNYSSAIHDLEVALSQEVTSSGKSNIEQELKLILEKHESVNEAGTSNCDSKDRDLPLAGQPHKIVIESISTPNKGRGMISTDDIPPASLIHVEDPLAAIIMKSSRETHCHFCFSETPADVVFCPSCTIPIYCSKRCQEQSAGHISRDEDTNLGYSTNVANLSITSSCKSPRSKLFAEHRHECGGAHWAAVLPADVVLAGRIIAHSIVKRMPSGKSFAFSGPNLDLVHHYDQHSPANKLESHIYAIVLLLCLQNHYRSDLLWTEDSLSQPTGYTHGGQTRNQTSLELKLQSDMPKLVLLIFQIKVNSIAIVCMRSMDRGPEHTINRGFYVAEGAKMCSVEQVRVAQALYVSGSLFNHSCQPNVHAYFLSRAFVLRTTEFIKSGSPVELSYGPQVGEMHISERQKSLQENYYFSCQCSSCSELNLSDLVMNSFCCPQSNCLGAISESTYYRSKENFVNVSLGGSYVCKLSLPDVSKVDMDMENVAKSLLQNSGVSLNIDHGCCMSCRSCIDLSSALATSHREESTIDRLKKHTFLDKTLITEALQSLKQLKKLRHPYSKALAQYVVCRPKTQSQRPLRRSETKN; encoded by the exons ATGGAACGGCTCAAATCGGCGGTGCCGCCCGACCTCCGGCGGGCCGTCGGCGAGGGCACGGCCGCCGATCTAGCTAACACCACCTCTCGCCTGTTCGCCTTCTTCGACAGCCTTCCTCTCTTCCACCAG GTTATGCAAGAACTGACCGACCCCGAGCTTGCGTTGTGTCGCAAAGACAAGGTGAAGGCTGTAGAGTTGAAGGGCCACGGCAACGCGTGCTTCTCTAGGAGGGAGTTCGGGAAAGCTCTCAGGTTCTATTCGCAG GCATTGCGCCATGTCCCAATTAATTCGGGTGGCATGGATGTGAACTTGGTATCTTCATTATATGTCAATCGAGCCTCCACCATGCAT AAATTAGGTCTGTTCGAAGAATCTCTAAGGGACTGTGACAGGGCCATAACCATTTCTCCTAATTATTCTAAG GCTTGGTACAGGAAGGGAATGGTAAAAACAGCGCTCAAGAATTATTCATCTGCAATACATGATTTAGAGGTGGCATTGAGCCAGGAAGTGACTTCTTCGGGGAAGAGTAACATAGAACAAGAGCTGAAGTTGATTTTAGAGAAGCATGAAAGTGTCAATGAAGCTGGGACATCAAACTGTGATAGCAAGGATAGAGATTTGCCTCTTGCAG GACAACCTCATAAAATTGTTATAGAGAGTATTTCAACACCAAACAAAGGTAGAGGAATGATTTCTACAGATGATATCCCCCCAGCTTCGTTGATTCATGTTGAGGACCCTCTTGCTGCG ATTATCATGAAATCTTCCCGTGAAACACACTGCCACTTTTGCTTCAGTGAAACTCCAGCCGATGTTGTATTCTGTCCTTCATGTACAATACCAATTTATTGTTCAAAAAGGTGCCAGGAGCAATCAGCAGGTCATATTTCTCGTGATGAAGATACTAATCTTGGATATTCAACGAATGTTGCAAACCTGAGTATAACTTCGAGTTGCAAGTCTCCAAGATCTAAGCTATTTGCTGAACATAGGCATGAATGTGGAGGTGCCCACTGGGCAGCTGTTTTACCAGCTGATGTAGTTTTAGCTGGACGAATAATAGCACACAGCATAGTAAAAAGGATGCCGTCTGGGAAGAGCTTTGCTTTCTCTGGCCCAAATTTG GATCTAGTTCACCATTATGATCAACATTCTCCTGCCAACAAGTTGGAATCACATATATATGCAATTGTCCTATTGTTATGCCTCCAAAATCATTATAGATCAGACCTTTTGTGGACAGAAGATTCTTTATCACAG CCCACTGGTTACACTCATGGTGGTCAGACAAGAAATCAGACAAGCTTGGAACTCAAGCTTCAGTCAGATATGCCTAAG CTGGTTCTTTTGATATTTCAAATCAAAGTCAATTCAATTGCTATTGTCTGTATGAGGTCGATGGACAGAGGCCCAGAGCACACAATAAATAGAGGTTTTTATGTAGCTGAAGGTGCAAAAATGTGTAGTGTGGAGCAG GTCAGGGTTGCACAAGCTCTTTATGTATCTGGTAGCCTGTTCAATCACTCATGTCAGCCCAATGTGCACGCATATTTTCTTTCACGTGCGTTCGTGCTGAGAACTACTGAATTTATAAAGTCCGGGAGCCCAGTTGAACTGTCATATGGTCCACAG GTTGGCGAGATGCATATTTCAGAGAGACAGAAGTCACTTCAAGAGAATTACTACTTCAGTTGTCAATGTTCAAGTTGTTCAGAGCTAAACCTATCAGACCTTGTTATGAATTCATTCTGTTGTCCACAAAGCAACTGCCTTGGTGCCATATCGGAATCAACTTACTACAGGTCCAAAGAGAATTTCGTGAATGTTTCCCTTGGAGGATCTTATGTCTGCAAACTATCATTGCCC GATGTATCGAAGGTTGATATGGATATGGAGAATGTCGCCAAATCTCTCTTGCAAAATAGTGGTGTCAGTCTGAACATAGATCATGGATGTTGCATGAGTTGTAGATCCTGTATTGATCTGTCGTCTGCTCTGGCTACATCACACAGGGAAGAATCTACCATCGATAG GTTGAAGAAACATACATTCCTAGACAAGACTCTCATCACAGAGGCATTACAATCTCTAAAACAACTCAAGAAGTTGAGGCACCCATATAGCAAGGCTCTCGCGCAG TATGTTGTATGTAGGCCGAAGACACAATCGCAGAGGCCTTTGCGAAGGTCGGAGACCAAGAACTAG